The following coding sequences are from one Kosakonia sp. H02 window:
- the asmA gene encoding outer membrane assembly protein AsmA, producing the protein MRRVLTTLMILLVVLVAGLSALVLLVNPNDFRAYMVRQVEARSGYQLQLDGPLRWHVWPQLSILSGRMTLTAPGAQAPVVKADNMRLDVNLWPLLSHQLHVKEVMLKGAVIQLTPDTKAAPQQDAPVAPHENTLPQAEEDRGWSWDIARLQVEDSVLVLQHENDEQVTVRDIHLQMEQDDHHQASLEFAGRINRNQRDLTLSLSANVDAHDYPHNVTAAIDNVQFQLRGGDISPQGIEGEGQLQAQWQSTDQRLTLSSLNLRANDSALTGSGSVTLGDVPVWALDLQFDTLNLDNLLPPQPTASDTPVQQGQVQNRLPRPVIANSPDMPEYNGLRSFTAQIGIAAKSVRWRGMQFTDVSGQFTNDAGLLSIPTLQGKMGDGQISLPGKLDVRSARSLAVFQPRLDNVEIGNILKAFNYPIALTGSLTMAGDFSGPNIDADDFRRRWQGDAHVELKNSRMEGLNFQQLIQQAVARSSDVQAQEKYDNATRLDSFSSDLSLNDGQMMLHDMQGSSPLMTLTGEGTMDLIKEQADTRFNILVLGGWKGEGELVDFLKSTPIPLRVYGQWQALNYNLQVDQLLRKHLQDEAKRKLNDWADRNKDKQSSKDVKKLLEKM; encoded by the coding sequence ATGAGAAGAGTGTTAACCACGCTGATGATCCTGCTGGTCGTGCTGGTCGCTGGCCTGTCAGCGTTGGTGTTGCTGGTCAACCCCAACGATTTTCGTGCTTATATGGTGCGTCAGGTTGAGGCGCGTAGCGGCTATCAATTACAGCTTGATGGCCCGTTGCGCTGGCATGTCTGGCCGCAACTTAGCATTCTTTCCGGGCGCATGACGTTAACCGCGCCAGGCGCGCAGGCCCCGGTCGTTAAAGCCGATAATATGCGCCTTGATGTCAATCTCTGGCCGCTGCTTTCCCATCAACTCCATGTCAAAGAGGTGATGTTGAAAGGGGCGGTTATCCAACTGACTCCCGACACCAAAGCGGCGCCGCAGCAGGATGCGCCGGTCGCTCCTCATGAAAATACGCTGCCGCAGGCAGAAGAGGATCGTGGCTGGTCGTGGGATATCGCCCGTTTGCAGGTGGAAGATAGCGTACTGGTGCTCCAGCATGAAAATGATGAGCAGGTGACGGTGCGTGATATTCATCTGCAAATGGAACAGGACGACCACCATCAGGCCTCGCTGGAGTTCGCCGGGCGCATCAACCGTAATCAACGGGATTTAACCCTTTCCCTTAGCGCCAATGTCGATGCGCATGATTATCCGCACAATGTCACCGCCGCTATCGATAACGTGCAGTTTCAACTGCGCGGGGGCGATATTTCTCCGCAGGGGATTGAAGGAGAAGGGCAGTTACAGGCGCAGTGGCAAAGCACCGATCAACGCCTGACGCTTTCGTCACTCAATCTGCGCGCCAATGACAGCGCGCTGACCGGCAGCGGTAGCGTAACGCTGGGCGATGTGCCGGTGTGGGCGCTGGATCTGCAATTCGATACGCTTAATCTGGACAATTTGTTGCCGCCGCAACCGACGGCCAGCGATACGCCGGTACAGCAGGGACAGGTGCAAAACCGTCTGCCGCGCCCGGTCATCGCCAACAGCCCGGATATGCCCGAGTACAATGGTCTGCGCAGCTTCACGGCCCAGATTGGGATTGCGGCGAAGAGTGTGCGCTGGCGCGGCATGCAATTTACCGATGTCAGCGGGCAGTTCACAAATGACGCGGGTTTGCTGTCGATCCCGACCTTGCAGGGGAAAATGGGCGACGGGCAGATTTCACTGCCTGGCAAGCTGGATGTGCGCAGCGCCAGGTCCCTCGCGGTGTTCCAGCCGCGTCTGGATAATGTCGAAATCGGCAATATTCTCAAAGCATTTAACTATCCGATTGCCCTGACCGGTAGCCTGACCATGGCGGGGGATTTTTCCGGCCCGAATATTGATGCGGATGATTTCCGCCGACGCTGGCAAGGCGACGCCCATGTTGAGCTGAAAAATAGCCGTATGGAAGGGCTCAACTTCCAGCAGTTGATCCAGCAGGCGGTGGCGCGCAGCAGTGATGTGCAGGCGCAGGAAAAATATGACAATGCCACAAGGCTGGACAGTTTCAGCAGCGATTTGTCGCTCAATGACGGGCAGATGATGCTGCACGATATGCAGGGAAGTTCTCCGCTGATGACGCTGACCGGCGAAGGGACGATGGATCTCATAAAAGAGCAGGCCGATACCCGCTTTAATATTCTGGTGCTGGGCGGCTGGAAAGGGGAAGGCGAGCTTGTCGATTTCCTGAAGAGTACGCCAATCCCGCTGCGCGTGTACGGGCAGTGGCAGGCGCTTAATTATAATTTGCAGGTGGATCAGCTGTTGCGTAAGCATTTGCAGGATGAAGCCAAACGCAAGCTGAATGACTGGGCCGATCGCAATAAAGACAAGCAGAGCAGCAAAGATGTGAAGAAGCTGCTCGAGAAGATGTAA
- the dcd gene encoding dCTP deaminase has product MRLCDRDIEAWMNEGRLSINPRPPVERINGATVDVRLGNKFRTFSGHTAAFIDLSGPKHEVSAALDRVMSDEIVLADGDAFFLHPGELALAVTYESVTLPADLVGWLDGRSSLARLGLMVHVTAHRIDPGWSGCIVLEFYNSGKLPLALRPGMLIGALSFEPLSGPAERPYNRREDAKYRDQQGAVASRIDKD; this is encoded by the coding sequence ATGCGTCTTTGTGATCGGGATATCGAAGCCTGGATGAATGAGGGCCGACTCTCAATAAACCCGCGCCCGCCGGTGGAACGTATTAATGGCGCGACAGTGGATGTCCGTCTTGGCAACAAATTCCGCACATTCAGTGGGCATACCGCTGCGTTTATCGATCTTAGCGGGCCTAAACATGAAGTGAGCGCCGCCCTTGATCGCGTGATGAGCGATGAGATTGTGCTGGCGGATGGCGACGCGTTTTTCCTGCATCCTGGCGAACTGGCGCTGGCGGTGACCTATGAATCGGTCACGCTGCCTGCGGATCTGGTGGGCTGGCTGGATGGTCGTTCTTCCCTTGCGCGTCTCGGGTTAATGGTGCACGTGACCGCGCACCGTATCGATCCGGGTTGGTCGGGCTGCATTGTGCTGGAGTTCTATAATTCCGGCAAACTGCCGCTGGCATTGCGCCCGGGTATGCTGATTGGGGCGTTGAGTTTCGAGCCGTTGTCCGGCCCGGCGGAGCGCCCTTATAACCGCCGTGAAGATGCGAAATACCGCGATCAACAAGGCGCGGTTGCCAGCCGCATCGATAAAGACTGA
- the udk gene encoding uridine kinase produces the protein MTDQSHQCVIIGIAGASASGKSLIASTLYRELREQVGDEHIGVIPEDSYYKDQSHLSMEERVKTNYDHPSAMDHSLLFQHLQSLKRGEAIELPVYSYVEHTRTQETIRIEAKKVIILEGILLLTDSRLRDEMNFSIFVDTPLDICLMRRIKRDVNERGRSMDSVMAQYQKTVRPMFLQFIEPSKQYADIIVPRGGKNRIAIDILKAKISQFFE, from the coding sequence ATGACTGATCAGTCTCATCAGTGCGTCATTATCGGCATCGCCGGCGCATCTGCTTCAGGTAAAAGTCTTATTGCCAGTACGCTTTACCGCGAGTTGCGCGAGCAGGTAGGTGATGAACATATTGGCGTTATTCCAGAAGACAGCTACTACAAAGATCAAAGCCATCTGTCGATGGAAGAACGTGTGAAAACCAACTACGACCATCCGAGTGCGATGGATCATAGTCTGTTATTTCAGCATTTACAGTCACTTAAACGCGGCGAAGCCATTGAATTACCGGTGTACAGCTATGTGGAACATACCCGTACACAAGAAACTATTCGTATTGAAGCCAAAAAAGTCATCATCCTGGAAGGGATCCTGTTGCTGACCGATTCACGCCTGCGCGATGAGATGAATTTCTCGATTTTCGTTGATACCCCGCTGGATATCTGCCTGATGCGCCGTATCAAACGCGACGTTAACGAGCGCGGCCGTTCTATGGATTCCGTGATGGCGCAGTACCAAAAAACCGTGCGGCCGATGTTTTTGCAATTTATTGAACCTTCCAAGCAGTATGCCGATATTATCGTGCCGCGCGGCGGTAAGAACCGCATTGCTATAGATATTCTGAAAGCCAAAATCAGCCAATTTTTTGAGTAA
- a CDS encoding diguanylate cyclase, which yields MKKQSQRVLVTTPHPGLRLLSLGLLSFIFTLFSLELIRFGTIIAPLWFPTAIITVAFYRHAGRMWPGIAFACALGNVAATAFLFSFSFVDLRYTAVNIVEAAVGAILLRKLLPWYNPLQNLADWVRLAIGSALIPPLVGGVLICLLVPTDTMLRTFIVWVLSEAIGALALVPLGLLFKPHYLLRHRQPQLLLEFLATLALTLVLSWLSLHYLPWPFTAIIVLLMWSAVRLPRMEAFLIFLATVMMVSLVLAVDPGLITPPKNSVVMNAPWLPFLMILLPVHVMTMVMYAFRAERKHITESEARFRNAMEYSAIGMALVGTEGQWLQTNKALCQFLGYSQEELRLMTFQQLTCPEDLHSDLEQLGQLVRGDIPSYSMEKRYYRRNGDLVWALLAVSVVRHANGTPLYFIAQIEDINDLKQTEWVNKRLMERITLANEAGGIGIWEWELEPDIISWDKRMFEMYEVPLHLKPTWQLWYQRVLPEDRAEAERVVRDALASRQPFKLEFRIAVKDGIRHIRSLANRVLNKNGDVERLLGVNMDMTEVKQLNDALFQEKERLHITLDSIGEAVLCTDVEMNVTFMNPVAEKMSGWSQENAIGQPLMTVLRITFGEHGPAIENIHSGAMSRTAIEQDLVLHCRSGGSFDIHYTITPLSTLDGQNIGSVLVIQDVTESRKMLRQLSYSASHDALTHLANRVSFENHLKRLLLTVQEFHQRHALVFIDLDRFKAVNDTAGHAAGDTLLREISTLMLTLLRSTDILARLGGDEFGLLLPDCNVESARYISGRIIEAINDYHFTWEGRLHRIGASAGITIIDEYNCQASEVMSQADIACYASKNNGRGTVTVYEPQQAMMQHEHTMMSLDEQWHMIKDNHLLLIARGVASPRVPEACNFWLLSLRLWTSEGEVVEEHAFRASLHEPELLRALDRRVFHEFFRQHATAVTGKGLGVALPLSVAGLASAQLVDELLLMLESGPMPGRLLHVVIQAEALMREGNTVVDNLQRLRQAGCRIILSHIGRDLDVFDHLAPNIADYLLLEPELVSNVHGNLMDEMMVTIIQGHAQRLGLKTIAGPTNQPMMMDTLSGIGIDMIYGDIISQPQPLDLMLNTHYFGIN from the coding sequence ATGAAAAAACAATCCCAGCGCGTTTTAGTTACCACACCCCACCCCGGACTGCGGCTCCTCAGTTTAGGGCTTCTCTCGTTTATCTTTACCCTCTTCTCGCTGGAACTGATTCGTTTTGGCACCATCATCGCGCCGTTGTGGTTCCCCACTGCGATCATCACCGTGGCGTTTTACCGCCATGCCGGACGGATGTGGCCGGGCATTGCGTTTGCCTGCGCGCTCGGCAACGTGGCCGCCACCGCGTTCCTCTTTTCATTCTCATTTGTCGATCTGCGCTACACGGCGGTGAATATTGTTGAAGCCGCCGTGGGTGCGATCCTGCTGCGTAAGCTGCTGCCCTGGTATAACCCGCTGCAAAACCTGGCCGACTGGGTGCGCCTCGCCATCGGCAGCGCGCTGATCCCGCCGCTGGTCGGCGGTGTGCTTATCTGCCTGCTGGTGCCGACAGACACGATGCTGCGCACGTTTATTGTCTGGGTGTTGTCCGAAGCCATCGGCGCGCTGGCGCTGGTGCCGCTCGGGCTGCTGTTTAAACCCCATTACCTGTTACGCCACCGCCAGCCGCAACTGCTGCTGGAGTTCCTCGCCACACTCGCGCTCACATTGGTGCTCAGTTGGCTCTCATTACACTATTTGCCGTGGCCTTTCACCGCCATCATTGTGCTGTTGATGTGGAGCGCGGTGCGCCTGCCGCGCATGGAAGCGTTTCTTATCTTTCTTGCCACCGTAATGATGGTGTCGCTGGTACTGGCCGTCGATCCGGGTCTTATCACGCCGCCGAAAAACAGCGTGGTGATGAACGCCCCCTGGCTGCCGTTTTTGATGATCCTGCTGCCGGTGCATGTGATGACCATGGTGATGTATGCCTTTCGCGCCGAGCGCAAACACATCACCGAAAGTGAAGCGCGTTTTCGCAACGCGATGGAGTATTCCGCCATCGGCATGGCGTTGGTCGGCACCGAAGGCCAGTGGCTGCAAACCAACAAAGCGCTGTGCCAGTTTCTCGGCTACAGCCAGGAAGAGTTGCGGTTGATGACCTTCCAGCAGCTTACCTGCCCGGAAGATTTACATAGCGACCTTGAGCAGCTCGGGCAACTGGTGCGCGGCGATATCCCCAGCTATTCAATGGAAAAGCGCTATTACCGACGCAATGGCGATCTGGTGTGGGCTTTACTGGCGGTGTCGGTGGTGCGCCATGCCAACGGCACACCGCTCTACTTTATTGCGCAAATTGAAGACATCAACGATCTGAAACAGACCGAGTGGGTGAATAAGCGCCTGATGGAGCGCATCACCCTCGCCAATGAAGCGGGCGGGATCGGCATCTGGGAGTGGGAACTGGAGCCGGACATTATCAGTTGGGATAAGCGCATGTTCGAGATGTACGAAGTCCCTTTGCATCTCAAACCCACCTGGCAGTTGTGGTACCAACGCGTGCTGCCGGAAGACCGGGCAGAAGCCGAGCGGGTGGTCCGCGATGCGCTGGCCTCGCGCCAACCGTTTAAGCTGGAGTTTCGCATTGCCGTGAAAGATGGCATTCGCCATATCCGCTCGCTGGCGAACCGGGTGTTGAATAAAAACGGCGACGTTGAGCGCCTGCTTGGCGTCAATATGGATATGACCGAAGTGAAGCAGCTTAACGACGCGCTGTTTCAGGAAAAAGAGCGTCTGCACATCACGCTGGATTCCATCGGCGAAGCGGTGCTCTGTACCGATGTCGAAATGAACGTCACCTTTATGAACCCGGTGGCGGAAAAAATGAGTGGCTGGTCGCAAGAAAATGCCATCGGCCAACCGTTGATGACGGTGCTGCGCATCACCTTCGGTGAACACGGCCCGGCAATTGAAAACATTCATAGCGGCGCGATGTCCCGCACGGCGATTGAGCAGGATCTGGTGTTGCACTGCCGTTCCGGCGGCAGTTTCGATATTCACTACACCATTACGCCGCTCAGCACGCTGGACGGGCAGAATATCGGCTCGGTGCTGGTTATCCAGGATGTCACCGAATCACGTAAAATGCTGCGCCAGCTCAGCTACAGCGCATCACACGATGCGCTCACCCACCTGGCGAACCGCGTCAGTTTTGAAAACCACCTCAAGCGCCTGCTGTTAACAGTGCAGGAGTTCCACCAGCGTCATGCGCTGGTATTTATCGATCTCGACAGGTTTAAAGCGGTAAACGATACCGCCGGTCACGCCGCCGGTGACACGCTGTTGCGCGAGATTTCAACGCTGATGCTCACCCTGTTGCGCTCAACGGATATTCTTGCCCGCCTCGGCGGCGATGAGTTTGGGTTGCTGCTCCCGGATTGCAACGTCGAAAGCGCGCGCTACATTTCGGGCCGCATCATTGAAGCGATTAATGACTACCACTTTACGTGGGAGGGGCGTTTGCATCGCATCGGGGCCAGCGCCGGGATCACCATTATTGATGAATATAACTGCCAGGCATCTGAAGTAATGTCGCAGGCGGATATCGCCTGTTATGCGTCGAAGAATAACGGGCGCGGCACGGTTACCGTTTACGAGCCGCAGCAGGCGATGATGCAGCATGAACACACAATGATGTCGCTGGATGAGCAGTGGCATATGATCAAAGACAATCACCTGCTGCTGATTGCGCGCGGTGTTGCCTCCCCGCGCGTGCCGGAAGCCTGCAACTTCTGGCTGCTCTCTTTGCGCTTATGGACCAGCGAAGGCGAAGTGGTGGAAGAACACGCGTTTCGTGCCAGCCTGCATGAGCCAGAATTGCTTCGCGCCCTCGACCGGCGCGTGTTTCATGAATTTTTCCGCCAGCACGCAACCGCCGTCACCGGCAAAGGGCTTGGTGTTGCCCTGCCCCTTTCCGTTGCCGGGCTGGCAAGTGCTCAGCTGGTGGATGAACTGCTGCTGATGCTGGAAAGCGGCCCGATGCCGGGGCGTTTGCTGCATGTTGTTATTCAGGCTGAAGCCCTGATGCGCGAAGGCAATACCGTTGTTGATAATCTGCAACGGCTGCGCCAGGCGGGCTGCCGCATTATTCTCAGCCATATCGGGCGCGATCTGGACGTGTTCGACCACCTCGCGCCGAATATAGCCGATTACCTGCTGCTGGAGCCGGAGCTGGTCAGCAATGTCCACGGTAATTTGATGGATGAAATGATGGTGACCATTATTCAGGGGCACGCCCAGCGCCTCGGTCTGAAAACTATCGCCGGGCCGACCAACCAGCCGATGATGATGGATACCCTTTCCGGCATTGGTATCGATATGATTTACGGCGATATTATTTCCCAGCCGCAGCCGCTTGATTTAATGCTGAATACTCATTATTTCGGCATCAACTAA
- the alkA gene encoding DNA-3-methyladenine glycosylase 2, with the protein MYTLRWQPPYDWAWMLGFLRARAVTGVEEVSETRYVRSYAFAGHRGVITAEPDEASAALKVTLSEGLEPIAEHCLQRLVRLFDLHSDPHIINAALGDVGAARPGLRLPGSVDPFEQAVRAILGQLVSVAMAAKLTAKVAHRYGDVLEDAPGFICFPTAEQLAVADAEELKTLGMPLKRGQALIAVADAVCEGRFPLTLPEDVEQGVKTLQTFPGIGRWTANYFALRGWQAKDVFLPDDYAIKQRFAGMTPAQTRRYAERWQPWRSYALLHIWYTPEWVPEA; encoded by the coding sequence ATGTACACACTGCGCTGGCAGCCGCCCTACGACTGGGCATGGATGTTGGGTTTTTTACGTGCACGTGCCGTGACGGGCGTGGAAGAGGTCAGTGAAACGCGCTATGTGCGCAGCTATGCGTTTGCCGGGCATCGCGGGGTGATCACCGCCGAGCCGGATGAGGCCAGTGCGGCGCTAAAGGTGACGTTAAGCGAAGGGCTGGAGCCGATTGCAGAGCACTGTTTGCAGCGTCTCGTGCGCCTGTTTGATTTGCATAGCGATCCGCACATTATTAATGCCGCGCTGGGGGATGTAGGCGCGGCGCGTCCTGGTTTACGTTTGCCGGGCAGTGTTGACCCGTTCGAGCAGGCAGTCCGCGCGATATTAGGCCAACTGGTGAGCGTGGCGATGGCGGCAAAACTCACCGCGAAAGTTGCCCACCGCTATGGGGATGTGCTGGAAGACGCGCCGGGGTTTATCTGCTTTCCCACGGCGGAGCAACTGGCAGTGGCAGACGCGGAGGAACTCAAAACCCTGGGCATGCCGCTTAAACGCGGGCAGGCGCTGATTGCGGTTGCCGACGCGGTGTGCGAAGGGCGATTTCCGCTGACATTGCCAGAGGATGTGGAGCAGGGCGTGAAAACGTTACAAACCTTTCCGGGGATTGGGCGCTGGACGGCCAATTATTTCGCCCTGCGCGGCTGGCAGGCAAAAGATGTGTTTTTACCGGACGATTATGCGATTAAGCAGCGTTTCGCCGGGATGACGCCCGCGCAGACGCGGCGTTACGCCGAGCGCTGGCAGCCGTGGCGGTCGTATGCGTTATTGCATATTTGGTATACCCCGGAGTGGGTGCCCGAAGCGTAA
- the yegD gene encoding molecular chaperone has protein sequence MFIGFDYGTANCSVAVMRDNAPQLLTMENNSTLLPSMLCAPTREAVSEWLYRHHQVPATGSETQALLRRAMSFNREEDIEVNAASVQFGLASLRQYVSDPEEVYFVKSPKSFLGASGLKPQQIALFEDLVCAMMLHIRKQAETQLPESITQAVIGRPINFQGLGGDDANAQAQGILERAAKRAGFADVVFQFEPVAAGLDFEATLNDEKRVLVVDIGGGTTDCSLILMGPQWREKQERTASLLGHSGCRVGGNDLDIALAFKSLMPLLGMGGQTEKGIALPILPWWNAVAINDVPAQTEFYSAANGRLLNDLLRDAREADKVALLRKVWQQRLSYRLVRSAEESKIALSDTQQVNTALPFISETLATAIDQDGLENALNQPLQRIIEQVQLALASSNDTPEVIYLTGGSARSPIIKKALAQTLPGIPIAGGDDFGSVTAGLARWAQVVFR, from the coding sequence GTGTTTATTGGTTTTGACTACGGTACGGCAAACTGCTCAGTGGCGGTGATGCGCGATAACGCGCCGCAGCTGCTGACCATGGAAAATAACAGTACCTTACTGCCGTCGATGCTCTGTGCACCGACGCGCGAAGCGGTCAGCGAATGGCTGTATCGCCATCATCAGGTTCCGGCCACGGGCAGCGAAACCCAGGCGCTGCTCAGGCGCGCGATGAGCTTTAACCGCGAGGAAGATATCGAGGTTAACGCCGCCAGCGTGCAGTTTGGCCTCGCCTCGCTGCGCCAGTATGTGAGCGACCCGGAAGAGGTCTACTTCGTTAAATCGCCTAAATCCTTTCTCGGCGCGAGCGGGTTAAAACCGCAGCAAATCGCCCTGTTTGAAGATCTGGTCTGCGCCATGATGTTGCATATCCGCAAACAAGCGGAAACACAGCTTCCCGAAAGCATCACCCAGGCGGTAATTGGCCGCCCGATTAACTTCCAGGGGCTCGGCGGTGATGACGCCAACGCCCAGGCGCAGGGTATTCTTGAGCGCGCGGCAAAACGCGCAGGCTTTGCCGATGTGGTGTTCCAGTTCGAACCGGTCGCCGCAGGGCTGGATTTTGAAGCCACCCTGAATGATGAGAAACGCGTGCTGGTGGTCGATATCGGCGGCGGCACCACCGACTGTTCGCTGATCCTGATGGGGCCGCAGTGGCGCGAAAAACAGGAGCGCACCGCCAGCCTGCTCGGGCACAGTGGCTGTCGCGTCGGCGGTAACGATTTAGACATTGCGCTGGCGTTCAAAAGCCTGATGCCGCTGCTCGGCATGGGCGGGCAGACGGAAAAAGGCATTGCGCTGCCCATTTTGCCGTGGTGGAACGCGGTGGCAATTAACGATGTCCCGGCGCAAACCGAGTTTTACAGCGCGGCGAATGGTCGCTTGCTGAATGATTTGCTGCGCGATGCGCGCGAGGCAGACAAAGTCGCCCTGCTGCGCAAAGTGTGGCAACAGCGGCTGAGCTACCGGCTGGTGCGCAGTGCGGAAGAGAGCAAAATCGCCCTGTCCGACACGCAACAAGTCAACACGGCGTTGCCGTTTATCAGCGAAACGCTGGCGACGGCTATCGATCAGGATGGCCTGGAAAACGCGCTTAACCAGCCGTTGCAGCGCATTATCGAGCAGGTGCAACTGGCGCTGGCAAGCAGCAATGACACGCCGGAAGTGATTTATCTGACCGGCGGCAGCGCCCGCTCGCCGATTATCAAAAAAGCGCTGGCGCAAACCCTGCCGGGCATTCCGATTGCCGGTGGCGATGATTTTGGCTCGGTCACCGCCGGGCTGGCCCGCTGGGCGCAGGTAGTATTCCGCTGA
- a CDS encoding MdtA/MuxA family multidrug efflux RND transporter periplasmic adaptor subunit, with the protein MKGSVTFRRTVVAVVVIAVAGVAWYQFGHKESSSTASGQPQGQGSGRHGMRGGALPPVQAATATSESVPRYLSGLGTITATNTVTVRSRVSGQLKALHFQEGQQVKAGDLLAEIDPSEFNVALAQAQGQLAKDKATLANARRDLARYQQLAKTSLVSRQDLDAQQALVSESEGTVKADEASVASAQLQLDWSRITAPISGRVGLKQVDIGNQISSSDTTGIVVLTQTHPIDLVFTLPESEIATVVQAQKAGQQLVVEAWDRTNKQKLSSGTLLSLDNQIDATTGTIKLKARFDNQDDALFPNQFVNARMLVATQQDAVVIPAAALQMGNEGNFVWVLNDKNQVSKHTVTPGIQDSQKVVISAGLSAGDRVVTDGIDRLTEGAKVEVVDATRSEATPAKRETPAKGAHS; encoded by the coding sequence ATGAAAGGCAGTGTTACGTTTCGCCGCACGGTTGTCGCGGTAGTGGTTATCGCGGTAGCGGGCGTCGCCTGGTATCAATTTGGTCATAAAGAGTCTTCTTCCACGGCGAGCGGGCAACCCCAGGGTCAGGGAAGCGGTCGTCATGGTATGCGCGGTGGTGCACTGCCGCCGGTGCAGGCGGCCACGGCGACCAGTGAATCCGTTCCGCGTTATCTCTCCGGGCTGGGTACTATTACCGCGACGAATACTGTCACCGTTCGCAGCCGCGTCTCCGGGCAGTTAAAAGCGCTCCACTTCCAGGAAGGTCAGCAGGTGAAAGCGGGCGATCTGCTGGCAGAGATAGACCCCAGCGAGTTCAACGTCGCGCTGGCGCAGGCCCAGGGGCAACTGGCTAAAGATAAAGCGACGCTTGCCAATGCCCGCCGCGATCTGGCCCGCTATCAGCAACTGGCAAAAACCAGCCTCGTTTCCCGCCAGGATTTAGATGCCCAGCAGGCGCTGGTCAGCGAATCCGAAGGGACGGTCAAAGCCGATGAAGCCTCCGTTGCCAGCGCACAATTACAGCTCGACTGGAGCCGTATCACCGCGCCGATTTCCGGTCGCGTCGGGTTAAAGCAGGTTGATATCGGCAACCAAATCTCCAGCAGCGATACCACCGGCATCGTGGTGCTGACGCAAACCCATCCCATCGATTTAGTCTTTACCCTGCCAGAAAGCGAGATTGCCACGGTCGTACAGGCACAAAAAGCGGGCCAGCAACTGGTGGTGGAAGCCTGGGATCGCACCAACAAGCAGAAACTGAGCAGCGGCACGTTATTGAGCCTCGACAACCAGATTGATGCCACCACCGGCACCATCAAGCTGAAAGCGCGTTTTGACAACCAGGACGACGCGCTGTTCCCGAACCAGTTCGTTAACGCCCGTATGCTGGTTGCCACCCAGCAGGATGCGGTGGTCATTCCCGCCGCCGCGCTGCAAATGGGCAATGAAGGTAATTTTGTCTGGGTACTGAACGACAAAAACCAGGTCAGCAAACACACCGTCACGCCGGGCATTCAGGACAGCCAGAAAGTGGTAATTAGCGCCGGGCTGTCGGCGGGCGATCGGGTGGTTACGGACGGTATCGACCGTCTGACCGAGGGGGCGAAAGTGGAAGTGGTGGATGCCACTCGCTCAGAAGCAACACCGGCAAAGCGTGAAACCCCGGCGAAAGGAGCACACTCCTGA